The Lathyrus oleraceus cultivar Zhongwan6 chromosome 5, CAAS_Psat_ZW6_1.0, whole genome shotgun sequence genome includes the window tacttgatcaatatttgatcaagggaagagaaggGGATAAAATCAACATCAAGTTTATGGTTTGTAGGGTTAGATTTCTACATCTCTCTTGTACACATACATTTTACAAAATAAGATATAATATATTATCTCAATTCGCATTCGAATCGAGGACATACGTACCCATAGtgaggtcgattggggaactaTCTAAATAAATCCTTGTATATTCTCGTCTAACAAACATTTGactttttgtttattttttaccttttaataaaaacataaataaatattaatacttattttttatatattttttattttaaattgaatctaaaaataaaaacaaatacaaataTTTTTCgtatattaaaaaaataaatttataaaatacGGATAAAATTTAACATACGAAGTTATTAATTTGAGTGTTTTAGTGTTGTGAATTTGTTTGCCAATTCAATTCAATTTTGTGATGTTGAATTTGTCTTACTTTTGATATATTCTATGAATTTAAGAACCTTTATTGCAACAACAATAAATCTATATTCCATGTTAATGTGAATCTATAGCTTTCCCTGTCCGCAACTATTATAATTTGGTTAAAATGTCACATGCATCATCCAAATTATTTACAATCTATCAATCAAAGAGGAGCAACTATGTAAAACATTATGCtatctttaaaaaaaattgagCTAGACCAAAACTAAATTTATGGATGCAAGGTTCCATTCAAGTAATGACACAAACTTTCCCTCAGCGCCAGACCCTTCTCATCTTTCAAACCTTCACATATAAGTTGATGGTACCCTGAGTCATGATTATGATGATACAAACATAGCAATTCATCATTCACTTCATCTTGCATGTCAATGACAATGTTGTGAAGCAAGCAACAAACAAGAATAATTCTCGGCAACCGATGTTTGTCCGGCCGCCACATATTTCCATGAATGATTCTCCACATTTCCTTCAGCCTTGCCAATGCTCTCTGTGCCACCAGTCTTGTTTCCAAATGCAGCCTATTAAACTTTGCTTTCTGTTCTGATTCTAAAAGTTCTTTCTCTTGATAAGGAACAATAAGGTAAGGTAGTAGAGGATAACCTGAATCACCAATTATATATTCCCTTATTTCTGATCCTTTAGAAAGTTTTAATTTCTTTCCATTGAGTCTTTCTCCTTTATTGCAAAGTTTGTTGAAATTTGAGCTCTCGAATATCGACCAGTCCTTCATTTTACCAGGCCAACCGGTGACTATGTCGCGGAATTTCATGTCAGGATCAACTATTGCTTGCAAAACCATGCTGTGATTTTTCTTATGATCCAGCCACGCGTTACTCGAGTGTTCGGATGCAGGTAAACACAATGTTATGTGAGTAACATCAATGGCGCCGCAGCAATTGGGGAAGCCTTGTATTTTCTCAAATTTTGACTTGATTGTATTCATTTCCTCTTGTGTTGAAGGCCATTGTATATGATGAAGTGCTCTTTCTTCCATGGAAACCACAAATCGCCATGTGACTTGCGAAACAGTTGAGTGGCTTAGCCCAAATGAATCGCCAATTGTGACAAGGGAGTCACCAGTTCCTAATCTTCTTAATGACACAGCCACTTGATCAAACAAAGACATTGGCTTTCCGTTCGTAAACGTGAAATGCGCGGATTTTGTCGTTATATCATCCTTGACAAGTGAACATATGTACTCAAATGTCTTTCTGGAGATCTTTGGTGGTGACTTCTGAAGACCTGCAAATCAACACAAATTCTAAATGCTAATAATACAAACTTAAGAACTAAATTATTAGCATAGTTTAAGACAGTAACATGCTTGAGTTGCAGAATGCTATAAGATTAGAGAATGTTCCTAGCAATAACATGATCCTAGAACAATGTACCAAACTGACATCAGTAATGATCACACAACCAAAAAAACAGTAAAGTTTACGAGATATGTACGTTTGAGTTGAGCAATAGCATAATATGACGAACCTGCATAAAATGGTATCGGCTTTTCGATAACCTATACAATAGTACAATTTGTTTTCTATAATGTATAGAGGCTGATGCTATTTTTTGAACAGGTGAAAGATAAAACAAATGCAAAGAATCTAACATAAAAAACAACAAAGCTAAAATCTGTTCTGTTATGGTTCCTGCTATATGCATGCTAATTTCAACCATCTGATACACTTAAGCAGAACATAATTTGTAGGATCCTTTTTCTTTGTTTTGAAATAAAAACATGAAACTAAAATTATTTTGTATGAGTTAAACAGTTTTGGATACTACAGAAATATAAATGCGACATTGCTCGTCGTATAAATCAGAAAGCACAAACAGATCATAATCAAGAACAAAGCATCATTCTTCATTGAGATTTAGGGCACTCTATCGACAATGTACTATATGGTCCACAAATCATAACTCAAGTGGATAATTCGAGACACCGAAAGGAGTTTCAGAAAAATGAATGTACTGTGTTGGATTAAATATTCCAGGAATGATAAGATAACACGATCAAACCGAGAATCAAGTTGAAATTCAAATTAGGGATCTTTATCTTATACTATATCAAAATGACAGTGTTACTAGAACATAGAGTTTGAAATTAAAGATgaaaattgaaaagcaaaaaaaTCAAATATGAGACATGAAAAGTGAATATACCGTTCATCTTGATAGACAAATCATCCCACCAATCTACAAGAATACCCTCTTTGTCAGATGAGCTAGCAGAAGCAGAAACATTATTGTTTTCTgtcttttttctctttttgattCCTCTCACAGGACCCATCACAACAAAAAGTCTAGAAGAAAGAATTCAAAGGGTGAAAGAAAAAATCTACATAGAGAGAGTAATAAATAACACAAGACTTACATATATGTTTTGATGTTCTTTGTTAAAAACATGCAAGAAAAAGAACATTAAGATATGTTGTATTGGTTAAAGACAATGTAATGTGTGAACAAGTGAAGTGATGAGGACATAGATATGATATGGGTTTGTGTGCTTtgtgaaaaagaaaagaaaagaaaaagaatatcAAACCATGTCAAAATTGAGAAAGACAGAGACAGATTCGTACCTTAGAGTCTTCGACCTCTCCCACAGAATTTTGTTTATTCATGGTTTGGTTATCATGAGTAAATTTATATCTCGCCCTCGTTCAATTTAATTAGGTGTATAACAATTTAATTAAGCATGAACAATAtttgaaagaaagagaaaaatattacagacatttttttaaataaagAAGTTTTTTTTAAGTGATTTTATAAATATAAACAATTTGTTTACACGAGgataaatataaataaataatattatcACGTAGTCTACTCATTTAACTCAACTAACACATATGAATAAAAACTATCATACGCACCTCTTTAATATAAAAGAAATTTGAATTAcattatatttttttataaagCTAAATATGTATTACCTTTTAATCAATTTTaacataaataaatatttttataatattattaaatacattaatcaaataaaatagaaatcctagtgaaaaataaaagataaaattCTTTAGAATAATATTCTAGGTATTTGACGGTCTTTTGAGATTATTAAAGGGATTGATAAACACTTTGAATACATTGAATTTGTATGATTCTTATATTGAGAATTGAAGAGAGATAGAAAGACTTGGGTAGAAAATAAGATTTGTTTTTAGGAACTCAAAAGTCTATTTTTTTAAACTCATATTGTAATCTCTTGTAACAATTTTTGAAGTATAGTGAATTGGAGAGTTACTTTGTCCCTAGGCGTAGATCGGTTTAATCGAACTGGGTAAACACATTCTTTTTGTTCTCACCTATCATTATTTTATTGCATTAGACCATTTGTCTGGTTGTCATTGTTCTTTGTCTACACATCAAATTTTTTGGTGTGATTGAAATC containing:
- the LOC127087137 gene encoding protein ALP1-like, which encodes MGPVRGIKKRKKTENNNVSASASSSDKEGILVDWWDDLSIKMNGLQKSPPKISRKTFEYICSLVKDDITTKSAHFTFTNGKPMSLFDQVAVSLRRLGTGDSLVTIGDSFGLSHSTVSQVTWRFVVSMEERALHHIQWPSTQEEMNTIKSKFEKIQGFPNCCGAIDVTHITLCLPASEHSSNAWLDHKKNHSMVLQAIVDPDMKFRDIVTGWPGKMKDWSIFESSNFNKLCNKGERLNGKKLKLSKGSEIREYIIGDSGYPLLPYLIVPYQEKELLESEQKAKFNRLHLETRLVAQRALARLKEMWRIIHGNMWRPDKHRLPRIILVCCLLHNIVIDMQDEVNDELLCLYHHNHDSGYHQLICEGLKDEKGLALRESLCHYLNGTLHP